A stretch of Blautia liquoris DNA encodes these proteins:
- a CDS encoding chloride channel protein, with translation MKEKVNRVFRTYGGLFLLGAAGIPIGAVVGVIETFFGRGLLLMSRTREQHPLYFIPFLALAGVFIAYCYMKFGGKSSQGMNLVFEVGQGEEEIIPKRLIPFSILGTWLSNLFGASTGREGVAMQIGATFSHWVGRRLPFKDASNIFLVTGLAAGFAGLFQTPIAAVVFAMGIMTAGVLEYEALIPAFTAAYTACEVSKALGLKNTAFALSADHTINVSVFWKMIVLGMIFGIVGAAFAWCLKWTKKLVADKISNPMIRIAVMGAVISICMLILYQGRYSGTGSNLITDSFTGGKIYRYDWLLKFILTVVSLSAGFQGGEVTPLFAIGSSLGVVLAGIFHLPVELVAAMGYVSVFAAGTNTFFAPVLIGAEVFGFQFLPHFFIVCTIAYAFNMNKSIYTMQRIR, from the coding sequence ATGAAAGAGAAAGTAAACAGAGTTTTTCGAACTTACGGCGGATTATTTTTGCTTGGTGCTGCCGGAATTCCGATTGGTGCAGTGGTAGGCGTGATTGAGACATTTTTTGGAAGAGGACTGCTCTTGATGTCCCGGACCCGTGAGCAGCATCCGCTGTATTTTATCCCGTTTCTTGCCCTGGCCGGTGTGTTTATCGCATACTGTTATATGAAATTTGGCGGTAAGAGCAGTCAGGGAATGAATCTTGTCTTTGAAGTGGGGCAGGGCGAGGAGGAGATTATACCAAAAAGGCTGATTCCCTTTTCAATTCTGGGAACGTGGCTGTCAAATCTCTTTGGCGCCAGCACAGGAAGAGAGGGCGTTGCAATGCAGATCGGTGCAACGTTTTCACACTGGGTGGGAAGACGTCTTCCCTTTAAAGATGCGTCAAACATCTTTTTGGTCACTGGACTTGCAGCCGGTTTTGCAGGGTTGTTTCAGACACCAATCGCAGCAGTTGTGTTTGCCATGGGGATTATGACTGCCGGTGTATTGGAATATGAAGCGCTGATTCCGGCATTCACGGCAGCTTATACGGCCTGTGAGGTTTCCAAAGCACTGGGACTTAAGAATACGGCATTTGCCCTAAGTGCGGATCATACAATCAACGTCTCTGTCTTCTGGAAAATGATTGTACTTGGAATGATCTTTGGAATCGTGGGGGCTGCTTTTGCATGGTGTCTGAAATGGACAAAAAAGCTTGTGGCAGATAAGATCAGCAATCCGATGATCCGTATCGCAGTCATGGGTGCCGTGATCAGTATCTGCATGTTAATCCTGTATCAGGGACGCTACTCCGGTACGGGTTCAAACCTGATTACAGACAGCTTTACAGGAGGAAAGATCTATCGTTATGACTGGCTGCTCAAATTCATCCTGACGGTGGTCTCTTTATCCGCTGGTTTTCAGGGCGGAGAGGTTACGCCCCTTTTTGCGATCGGATCAAGTCTCGGTGTGGTACTCGCAGGGATCTTCCACTTGCCGGTCGAGTTGGTGGCGGCTATGGGCTATGTCAGTGTGTTTGCAGCCGGCACCAATACCTTCTTCGCACCGGTTCTGATCGGAGCAGAAGTATTCGGGTTTCAGTTTCTTCCGCACTTTTTTATCGTGTGTACAATTGCATATGCGTTTAATATGAATAAATCAATTTATACCATGCAGAGAATAAGATAA
- a CDS encoding discoidin domain-containing protein encodes MYCIKIMDKDGCTLALGRGEEEINLVYTDAYHKGDQILIETSGKPVFLWIQLDDALGQSLNYLKGNYVYHIPFEEMRNNLSPKAFSGKKHLIRLKKAKEYELETYKNLAFNVNDSHENQSCYPHASANVETRGESVFAAKNAIDGVTANSSHGTWPYSSWGINRDPNAALTLDFGREVEIDCITLYLRADFPHDNWWKAAKLTFSDDSAMNIDLQKTASGQEFHFEKKRVSWLKLSELIPSDEPSPFPALTQIEVYGKDS; translated from the coding sequence ATGTATTGCATCAAAATAATGGACAAAGACGGCTGCACACTGGCGCTTGGACGAGGCGAGGAAGAGATCAATCTCGTCTACACAGATGCTTATCACAAAGGGGATCAGATTCTGATCGAAACTTCCGGAAAACCTGTTTTTCTCTGGATCCAACTCGACGACGCCCTGGGACAGTCACTGAATTATCTTAAGGGGAATTATGTATACCATATCCCGTTTGAGGAAATGCGAAACAATCTCTCACCAAAGGCATTCTCAGGAAAAAAGCATCTGATTCGCCTGAAAAAGGCAAAAGAATATGAGCTTGAAACTTACAAAAATCTCGCTTTTAATGTCAACGACTCTCACGAAAATCAATCCTGCTATCCCCATGCATCCGCCAATGTAGAGACACGGGGAGAATCAGTCTTCGCAGCTAAGAATGCAATCGACGGCGTCACTGCAAATTCCTCTCACGGAACATGGCCCTATTCATCCTGGGGAATCAACCGTGACCCGAATGCCGCTCTTACACTGGATTTTGGCAGGGAGGTGGAGATTGACTGCATCACCCTCTATCTGCGTGCTGATTTCCCACACGATAACTGGTGGAAGGCGGCAAAACTCACATTTTCAGACGATTCTGCAATGAATATTGATCTGCAAAAGACAGCCTCCGGACAGGAATTCCACTTTGAGAAAAAGAGAGTCAGCTGGCTGAAACTTTCAGAACTGATTCCATCTGATGAGCCATCCCCTTTCCCGGCACTGACGCAGATTGAAGTATACGGAAAAGACTCGTAA
- a CDS encoding RbsD/FucU family protein, whose translation MLKGIPQILSPELLKVLSEMGHSDRIVLADGNFPAESMGKSAVVIRCDGHGIPELLDAILQLFPLDTYVEQPVSLMSVMPGDDVKTPIWDVYKGIVAEHDPRGELAVGNIERFKFYEESKKAYAIIATGEHALYANVMLQKGVIA comes from the coding sequence ATGTTAAAAGGAATTCCTCAGATACTATCCCCTGAATTGTTAAAAGTTTTATCCGAAATGGGTCACAGTGACCGTATTGTTCTCGCCGATGGAAATTTTCCCGCTGAGAGTATGGGGAAGAGTGCGGTTGTGATCCGATGTGACGGTCACGGAATCCCGGAACTGTTGGATGCGATCCTTCAGCTGTTTCCTCTGGATACCTATGTAGAACAACCTGTCAGCCTGATGAGTGTCATGCCCGGAGATGATGTAAAAACACCAATCTGGGATGTCTATAAGGGAATTGTAGCGGAGCATGATCCCCGTGGAGAATTGGCTGTGGGAAACATCGAACGCTTTAAGTTCTATGAAGAATCAAAGAAAGCCTACGCAATTATTGCCACTGGTGAACATGCACTTTATGCGAATGTCATGCTGCAAAAAGGTGTTATCGCATAG
- the gpmA gene encoding 2,3-diphosphoglycerate-dependent phosphoglycerate mutase has protein sequence MKTLVLLRHGESEWNLENKFTGWTDVDLSTKGIEEAKNAGKLLKEKGYDFDIAYTSYLQRAIHTLQLALKEMGRENLPVVKTWKLNERHYGALQGLNKAETAKKYGEEQVQIWRRSFDIQPPALKPEDDRNPARQELYNEIDKADLPLTESLKDTIARVIPYYEQEILPKMNEKKRVIIAAHGNSLRALMMYFEGLTEEEITKVNIPTGVPLVYEFDDQGKMSKKFYLGDAAEIEAKMKAVASQGKAK, from the coding sequence ATGAAAACTTTAGTTTTGCTCCGTCATGGAGAGAGTGAATGGAATCTTGAGAATAAATTTACCGGGTGGACAGATGTTGATCTTTCAACGAAGGGAATTGAAGAGGCGAAAAACGCCGGAAAACTTTTAAAAGAAAAGGGTTATGATTTTGATATTGCCTATACTTCTTACCTGCAGCGTGCAATTCATACTCTGCAGCTGGCATTAAAGGAGATGGGGCGTGAGAACCTGCCGGTTGTGAAGACATGGAAGTTGAATGAGCGCCATTACGGTGCTCTGCAAGGTCTGAATAAGGCAGAGACGGCAAAGAAATATGGGGAAGAGCAGGTTCAAATCTGGAGAAGATCTTTTGATATACAGCCGCCGGCACTGAAACCGGAGGATGACAGAAATCCTGCAAGACAGGAGTTGTATAACGAAATTGATAAGGCCGATCTTCCACTTACAGAGAGCCTGAAAGATACGATTGCCCGCGTGATTCCCTATTATGAACAGGAGATTCTTCCGAAGATGAATGAGAAAAAACGTGTCATCATCGCAGCACATGGTAATTCCCTGCGTGCACTTATGATGTATTTTGAGGGACTGACCGAGGAAGAAATCACGAAAGTGAACATCCCAACCGGTGTGCCGCTGGTGTATGAGTTCGATGATCAGGGCAAGATGAGTAAGAAATTTTATCTCGGAGATGCCGCTGAAATCGAGGCTAAGATGAAAGCCGTGGCATCACAGGGCAAAGCGAAGTAA